The Agromyces sp. LHK192 genome includes a window with the following:
- a CDS encoding M24 family metallopeptidase, translating to MSAATRGAATTAPAPMAPSVGSTASSSPGPSASDRRAKRARVLEILDRHGADSLVLRSHGAVSWYLDGVRTHVSLAGDPVVAVVVDRAGDEIRVFANEADRLADEELGAADRASVHEVPWFDQLAPAGVAALEESEVAADLRAARASLLPAERDRFRHLGRASAEAVGGVASVVEPGWTERQAAALLAERLVLQGVDPLVVLVAGAQRLRHRHPLPTGAPIGSRAMLVVCGRKHGLISNVTRWVSFAGIAASGATATDASASDAPAASTGDSTGESTDRERRILEVERAFLDATRPGTPIADVFAAGTAAYAAHGFDAEEWRRHHQGGAAGYVGRDPRALPGPGVDDLVQAGQAFAWNPTAPDAKVEDTIVRDVDGFEVLTVDPGWPTVQVGGLARPITLVR from the coding sequence GTGAGCGCCGCGACCCGCGGTGCGGCGACCACCGCACCCGCTCCGATGGCGCCGTCGGTCGGCTCGACCGCTTCGAGCTCGCCCGGACCCTCGGCATCCGATCGCCGCGCGAAGCGTGCGCGCGTGCTGGAGATCCTCGACCGGCACGGCGCCGATTCGCTCGTGCTCCGATCGCATGGCGCGGTGTCGTGGTACCTCGACGGGGTGCGCACCCACGTCTCGCTGGCGGGCGATCCGGTCGTCGCCGTCGTCGTCGACCGGGCCGGCGACGAGATCCGGGTGTTCGCGAACGAGGCCGATCGCCTCGCCGACGAGGAGCTCGGCGCGGCCGACCGCGCGTCGGTGCACGAGGTGCCGTGGTTCGACCAGCTCGCGCCGGCCGGCGTGGCCGCACTCGAGGAATCCGAGGTCGCAGCCGACCTGCGCGCCGCGCGGGCGAGCCTGCTCCCGGCCGAACGCGACCGGTTCCGTCACCTCGGCCGCGCGTCGGCGGAGGCCGTCGGGGGCGTGGCATCCGTCGTCGAACCGGGTTGGACCGAGCGGCAGGCGGCCGCCCTGCTCGCGGAGCGGCTCGTGCTCCAGGGTGTGGACCCGCTCGTCGTGCTCGTCGCCGGCGCGCAGCGCCTGCGGCACCGGCATCCGCTCCCGACCGGCGCTCCGATCGGCTCTCGCGCGATGCTCGTCGTCTGCGGTCGGAAGCACGGGCTCATCTCGAACGTCACGCGCTGGGTCTCGTTCGCCGGGATCGCCGCATCCGGTGCCACGGCGACGGATGCCTCCGCGAGCGACGCGCCGGCGGCCTCGACCGGCGACTCGACCGGCGAATCGACCGACCGCGAGCGGCGCATCCTCGAGGTCGAACGGGCGTTCCTCGACGCGACCCGGCCGGGCACGCCGATCGCCGACGTCTTCGCCGCCGGCACGGCCGCCTACGCCGCGCACGGCTTCGACGCCGAGGAGTGGCGCAGGCACCACCAGGGCGGCGCGGCCGGCTACGTGGGGCGCGATCCGCGCGCGCTGCCGGGGCCGGGGGTCGACGACCTCGTCCAGGCCGGGCAGGCGTTCGCCTGGAACCCGACCGCGCCCGACGCGAAGGTCGAGGACACGATCGTGCGCGACGTCGACGGGTTCGAGGTGCTCACGGTCGACCCGGGGTGGCCCACGGTCCAGGTCGGCGGGCTCGCCCGGCCGATCACCCTCGTTCGCTGA
- a CDS encoding MFS transporter codes for MPRQHVASYLAAATPPRLAVGGITVAIPVLAVEQTGDVALGGLLAAATLAPSIVAAPFVGVLLDRSRRPGALIAIAALVMGVSYGVAAFLGPIPAWAVAIVLLAGGASGPFVMGGLSSFVTERIPDERRAYAIDALAYNLGSVVGPAVVAAAAALGSARLATLLMAASALLGAAGTLPLGLQPLGAPARGSMLHTMARGIRHIALHRPLAIVTASGTLSQFGAGGLAIAAVALSLQRTGDADQGAVVVTAFAIGGLIGALWNSSRPARLRPEATMGWGFAATGVLTVLAALDLGLWWTVAAIGASGLFTAASAAAMLLIRKQQSPPALRSQVFTVGAGLRAAAAAAGAAVAGLASGLGAGPLLVLIGLSWIASGAMLLAYPRDAQPIDR; via the coding sequence ATGCCCCGCCAGCACGTCGCCAGCTACCTCGCGGCGGCGACGCCGCCCAGGCTCGCGGTCGGAGGCATCACCGTCGCGATCCCGGTGCTCGCCGTCGAGCAGACGGGCGACGTCGCGCTCGGCGGCCTGCTCGCGGCGGCGACCCTCGCCCCGAGCATCGTCGCGGCGCCGTTCGTGGGCGTGCTGCTGGACCGCAGCCGCAGGCCCGGTGCGCTGATCGCGATCGCCGCCCTCGTGATGGGCGTCTCGTACGGCGTCGCGGCGTTCCTCGGCCCCATCCCGGCCTGGGCGGTCGCGATCGTCCTGCTCGCCGGCGGGGCATCCGGCCCGTTCGTGATGGGCGGGCTCTCGAGCTTCGTGACCGAGCGCATCCCCGACGAGCGCCGTGCGTATGCGATCGACGCGCTCGCCTACAACCTGGGCTCGGTGGTCGGCCCTGCGGTCGTCGCGGCCGCGGCGGCGCTCGGCTCCGCCCGGCTCGCGACGCTGCTGATGGCGGCGAGCGCGCTCCTCGGCGCGGCAGGCACCCTCCCGCTCGGCCTGCAGCCCCTGGGGGCGCCGGCGCGCGGGTCGATGCTGCACACCATGGCGCGGGGCATCCGGCACATCGCCCTGCACCGCCCGCTCGCGATCGTGACGGCGAGCGGCACGCTCAGCCAATTCGGCGCCGGCGGACTCGCGATCGCGGCGGTCGCGCTGTCGCTGCAGCGCACCGGCGACGCCGACCAGGGCGCCGTCGTCGTCACCGCCTTCGCGATCGGCGGCCTCATCGGCGCACTGTGGAACTCGAGCCGGCCGGCGCGCCTGCGCCCCGAGGCGACGATGGGCTGGGGGTTCGCCGCGACGGGGGTGCTGACCGTGCTCGCGGCCCTCGACCTCGGCCTGTGGTGGACGGTCGCGGCGATCGGGGCATCCGGCCTGTTCACGGCGGCGAGCGCCGCCGCGATGCTGCTGATCCGCAAGCAGCAGAGCCCGCCCGCACTGCGGTCTCAGGTGTTCACCGTCGGTGCAGGGCTCCGGGCCGCAGCCGCCGCGGCCGGCGCCGCGGTGGCAGGGCTCGCATCCGGACTCGGCGCAGGCCCCCTGCTCGTGCTCATCGGCCTCAGCTGGATCGCCTCGGGCGCGATGCTCCTCGCCTACCCGCGCGACGCCCAACCGATCGACCGCTGA
- a CDS encoding mandelate racemase/muconate lactonizing enzyme family protein: MTATIRRIDVRPLRAELRRPWGPDVRDLTFLAVEVEDSDGAVGDGFSWTPTIGAASVRAMLEHDIRDWAIGRPADATEVWEPLWRHLHEAGGGGVTTIAMAGLDLALWDLAARRAGASVADHLGRRRDRVRAYGSGINRHYPFDELVAQAERWVAAGFDAVKVKVGLPDLADDVARVRAVREVIGPDRGLMIDANQLWTLDQALRAVDALAPFGLRWIEEPLRADDLASHQRLAAHLRLADAFDVPIAVGENLYTRYRFAEYIDAGVARIVQPNIVRVGGITPFLEIAKLAESRGVQLAPHLLLDLSAQLAMAVPQEIAVEAAEDASLAELGVLADDPPVAVDGGWARDTSQVGLGLRLAASVPTPA; encoded by the coding sequence ATGACCGCCACGATCCGCCGGATCGACGTCCGGCCGCTGCGGGCGGAACTCCGCCGCCCGTGGGGTCCCGACGTGCGCGACCTGACGTTCCTCGCCGTCGAGGTCGAGGACTCCGACGGCGCCGTCGGCGACGGCTTCTCGTGGACGCCGACCATCGGTGCGGCATCCGTGCGGGCGATGCTCGAGCACGACATCCGCGACTGGGCGATCGGCAGGCCTGCCGACGCGACCGAGGTGTGGGAGCCGCTGTGGCGGCACCTGCACGAGGCGGGCGGCGGCGGCGTCACGACGATCGCGATGGCCGGGCTCGACCTGGCCCTGTGGGACCTCGCCGCGCGGCGCGCGGGGGCATCCGTCGCCGACCACCTCGGGCGTCGCCGCGATCGGGTACGCGCGTACGGCAGCGGCATCAACCGCCACTACCCGTTCGACGAGCTCGTGGCGCAGGCCGAGCGCTGGGTCGCGGCCGGGTTCGACGCGGTCAAGGTCAAGGTCGGCCTGCCCGACCTCGCCGATGACGTCGCACGCGTGCGCGCCGTGCGCGAGGTCATCGGGCCCGACCGCGGGCTCATGATCGACGCGAACCAGCTGTGGACGCTCGACCAGGCGCTGCGCGCCGTGGACGCGCTCGCCCCGTTCGGCCTCCGCTGGATCGAGGAGCCGCTGCGCGCCGACGACCTCGCGTCGCACCAGCGGCTCGCCGCGCACCTCCGGCTCGCCGACGCGTTCGACGTGCCGATCGCAGTCGGCGAGAACCTCTACACGCGCTACCGGTTCGCCGAGTACATCGACGCGGGCGTCGCGCGCATCGTGCAGCCCAATATCGTGCGCGTCGGCGGCATCACGCCGTTCCTCGAGATCGCGAAGCTCGCGGAGTCCCGCGGCGTGCAGTTGGCCCCGCACCTCCTGCTCGACCTCAGCGCGCAGCTCGCGATGGCGGTTCCGCAGGAGATCGCCGTCGAGGCTGCGGAGGATGCCTCCCTCGCCGAGCTCGGCGTGCTCGCCGACGATCCGCCGGTCGCGGTCGACGGCGGCTGGGCGCGCGACACCTCGCAGGTCGGGCTCGGACTCCGGCTCGCGGCATCCGTGCCGACGCCGGCCTGA
- a CDS encoding LacI family DNA-binding transcriptional regulator, with the protein MGERGRATTIADVAARAGVSQASVSRVLNGKASVDPEIVRAVRRAVADLGYRPSPAARSLVQGRNQTIAMVVPDLENPLFQGILKGLSVAAAAEGYRVLVADTNERVDDEEEIAIEARERCDAIVLCAPRLPAERLAKLTARLAPAVVVNRTLEGDAPVIGVDYARGIRDLVEHFAALGHRRLLYLAGPESSASNADRIRGVAEAIAADPGMQISVQPCGSRLDDGFAAAEAVVAAQRDGVTGVLAFNDLVALGLLTRLRKLGVRVPEDLSVAGFDDVPMAAFATPALTSLSVPRAELGGQVWSRLRALIAGDPVGHAVVYRPRLEVRESAGPVGAAAGPDAAGPDAAGIEAVGVDAAGIDAAGVDA; encoded by the coding sequence ATGGGTGAGCGAGGCCGGGCGACGACGATCGCCGACGTCGCGGCGCGGGCGGGGGTGTCGCAGGCGAGCGTGTCGCGCGTGCTCAACGGCAAGGCCTCGGTCGACCCCGAGATCGTCCGGGCGGTGCGCCGCGCGGTGGCCGACCTCGGGTACCGGCCGAGCCCCGCCGCGCGCAGCCTCGTGCAGGGACGCAACCAGACGATCGCGATGGTCGTGCCCGACCTCGAGAACCCGTTGTTCCAGGGCATCCTCAAGGGCCTGAGCGTCGCGGCGGCGGCAGAGGGCTACCGGGTGCTCGTCGCCGACACGAACGAGCGGGTCGACGACGAGGAGGAGATCGCCATCGAGGCCCGCGAGCGGTGCGACGCGATCGTGCTGTGCGCGCCGCGACTACCCGCCGAACGGCTCGCGAAGCTCACGGCACGGCTGGCCCCCGCTGTCGTCGTGAACCGCACGCTCGAGGGCGACGCGCCGGTCATCGGCGTCGACTACGCCCGAGGCATCCGCGACCTGGTCGAACACTTCGCGGCGCTCGGCCACCGCCGGCTGCTCTACCTCGCCGGCCCCGAGTCGAGCGCCTCGAACGCCGACCGCATCCGCGGCGTCGCCGAGGCCATCGCCGCCGACCCGGGGATGCAGATCTCCGTCCAGCCCTGCGGTTCGAGGCTCGACGACGGGTTCGCCGCCGCCGAGGCGGTGGTCGCCGCGCAGCGCGACGGGGTGACCGGCGTCCTCGCCTTCAACGACCTCGTCGCGCTCGGCCTGCTCACGCGGCTCCGGAAGCTCGGGGTCCGCGTGCCCGAGGACCTCTCCGTCGCCGGGTTCGACGACGTGCCGATGGCCGCGTTCGCGACACCGGCGCTCACGAGCCTCTCGGTGCCGCGTGCCGAACTCGGCGGCCAGGTGTGGTCGAGGCTCCGCGCGCTCATCGCCGGCGACCCGGTCGGGCACGCGGTCGTGTACCGCCCACGGCTCGAGGTGCGCGAGAGCGCCGGGCCGGTCGGTGCGGCAGCGGGCCCCGACGCAGCGGGCCCCGACGCAGCCGGCATCGAGGCAGTCGGCGTCGACGCAGCCGGCATCGACGCGGCCGGGGTCGACGCGTGA
- a CDS encoding NAD(P)-dependent oxidoreductase, translated as MRVLVTGSAGRLGRSTAIGLARIGHEVIGADREIAGLDGVDERGIDLVDEASVARLLAEVRPDAVVHLAAIAVPFSAPERHILVTNTTLAHTVLAAAANAGVERVLAASSPTVIGYGTPSWRPSYLPLDEAHPVAPSNAYAVSKVMIEELVRTFARTAPGAFGFYRPCYVVSPEEWSGAPTQQGHTMAERLADPALAAVSLFNYVDARDAADFANAWLAAPASAVDGEGFFVGAADALAVEPVADLWREFAPALGEAADALTGTRPVFTSAKAAERLGWRPRRSWRTELSFARPAAPTPLRTCPPAPPRPHPRAPPPPRPHTCRIQEIARCSGPNPAFRPDPAPIS; from the coding sequence ATGCGCGTCCTCGTCACGGGCTCGGCCGGGCGGCTCGGCCGCAGCACCGCCATCGGGCTGGCCCGCATCGGCCACGAGGTGATCGGCGCCGACCGCGAGATCGCCGGCCTCGACGGCGTCGACGAGCGCGGAATCGACCTCGTCGACGAGGCATCCGTCGCCCGCCTGCTCGCGGAGGTCCGCCCCGATGCCGTCGTGCACCTCGCGGCCATCGCCGTGCCGTTCAGCGCCCCCGAGCGCCACATCCTGGTGACGAACACCACGCTCGCGCACACGGTGCTCGCGGCCGCTGCGAACGCCGGAGTCGAGCGCGTGCTCGCGGCCAGCAGCCCGACCGTCATCGGCTACGGCACGCCCTCGTGGCGGCCGTCGTACCTGCCGCTCGACGAGGCCCACCCGGTCGCGCCCTCGAACGCGTACGCGGTCTCGAAGGTGATGATCGAGGAGCTCGTGCGCACCTTCGCCCGCACCGCGCCCGGCGCGTTCGGCTTCTACCGTCCCTGCTACGTCGTCTCGCCGGAGGAGTGGTCGGGCGCCCCGACCCAGCAGGGCCACACCATGGCCGAGCGCCTCGCCGACCCCGCACTCGCCGCGGTCAGCCTGTTCAACTACGTCGACGCGCGCGACGCGGCCGACTTCGCGAACGCCTGGCTCGCCGCGCCCGCGTCCGCCGTCGACGGCGAGGGCTTCTTCGTCGGCGCCGCCGACGCGCTCGCCGTGGAACCCGTCGCCGACCTGTGGCGCGAGTTCGCCCCGGCACTCGGCGAGGCCGCGGACGCGCTGACGGGCACCCGGCCCGTCTTCACCTCTGCCAAGGCCGCCGAGCGTCTGGGCTGGCGCCCTCGCCGCAGCTGGCGAACCGAGCTGTCGTTCGCCCGCCCGGCCGCGCCCACGCCCCTGCGCACGTGCCCGCCCGCGCCGCCACGCCCGCACCCTCGCGCACCTCCGCCCCCGCGCCCGCACACGTGCCGGATTCAGGAGATCGCACGCTGCTCAGGACCGAATCCGGCATTTCGTCCTGATCCGGCGCCGATCTCCTGA
- a CDS encoding aldehyde dehydrogenase (NADP(+)), whose amino-acid sequence MTDLTTAPATSDAETGATGSPVDAAAAAARTAFAATVASTAAERAAWLRAVADALEAARDELVALADEESHLGPVRLNGELSRTTNQLRLFADAVLEGSYLEATIDHVDPSAIPPRPDLRRILRALGPVAVFSASNFPFAFSVAGGDTASALAAGCPVIVKGHSAHPRLSARTAEIVAGALAAAGAPDGIFGHVTGREAGVALVQHPEIRAVGFTGSLHGGRILFDLAVGRPDPIPFYGELSAVNPVIITQAALDARADELASGLAGSFTLGAGQFCTNPGVVFVPAGSGFAERVATAVGAEPAAVPMLTDGIASAFAGGLADLAARDGVRLVAGSVSQQAATGSAVVLGTDAATVAADPQALFAECFGPSTLVVEYDDVDQALDAISRVGGSLTATVHAEPDEDVAEIVAVLTEIAGRVLFAGWPTGVAVSWAQQHGGPWPSTTTIHTSVGMTAIRRFLRPVAYQDAPAHALPAELRDDNPLGIPQRVDGVLVVPSGA is encoded by the coding sequence ATGACCGACCTGACCACCGCACCCGCGACATCCGATGCCGAAACCGGCGCGACCGGATCCCCGGTTGATGCCGCGGCCGCCGCGGCCCGCACCGCGTTCGCCGCGACCGTCGCGTCGACGGCCGCGGAGCGCGCCGCCTGGCTGCGCGCCGTCGCCGATGCGCTCGAGGCGGCGCGCGACGAACTCGTCGCCCTCGCCGACGAGGAGTCGCACCTGGGCCCGGTGCGCCTGAACGGCGAGCTCAGCCGCACCACCAACCAGCTGCGGTTGTTCGCCGACGCCGTGCTCGAGGGCTCCTACCTCGAGGCGACGATCGACCACGTTGACCCGTCGGCGATCCCGCCCCGACCCGACCTCCGCCGCATCCTGCGGGCGCTCGGCCCGGTCGCGGTGTTCAGCGCCTCGAACTTCCCGTTCGCGTTCTCCGTCGCGGGCGGCGACACCGCATCGGCCCTCGCCGCCGGATGCCCCGTCATCGTGAAGGGGCACTCGGCCCACCCGCGCCTGTCGGCGCGCACCGCCGAGATCGTCGCGGGCGCCCTGGCCGCCGCCGGAGCCCCCGACGGGATCTTCGGCCACGTCACCGGGCGTGAAGCGGGGGTCGCGCTGGTGCAGCACCCCGAGATCCGCGCGGTCGGGTTCACGGGGTCGCTGCACGGCGGCCGGATCCTCTTCGACCTCGCGGTCGGACGCCCCGATCCCATCCCGTTCTACGGCGAGCTCAGCGCCGTGAACCCCGTGATCATCACGCAGGCCGCCCTCGACGCGCGCGCCGACGAGCTCGCCTCGGGCCTCGCGGGATCCTTCACGCTCGGCGCGGGGCAGTTCTGCACCAACCCGGGCGTCGTGTTCGTGCCGGCCGGCAGCGGCTTCGCCGAGCGGGTCGCGACGGCGGTCGGGGCCGAGCCCGCGGCCGTGCCCATGCTCACCGACGGCATCGCGTCGGCGTTCGCCGGCGGGCTCGCCGACCTGGCCGCCCGCGACGGCGTCCGCCTCGTCGCCGGGTCCGTCTCCCAGCAGGCCGCGACCGGATCGGCCGTGGTGCTCGGGACCGACGCCGCGACCGTCGCCGCCGATCCGCAGGCCCTGTTCGCCGAGTGCTTCGGTCCGTCGACGCTCGTGGTCGAGTACGACGACGTCGACCAGGCGCTCGACGCGATCTCGCGCGTCGGCGGCAGCCTCACCGCGACGGTGCACGCCGAGCCCGACGAGGACGTCGCCGAGATCGTCGCGGTGCTCACCGAGATCGCCGGCCGCGTGCTGTTCGCGGGCTGGCCGACGGGCGTCGCGGTGAGCTGGGCCCAGCAGCACGGCGGACCGTGGCCGTCGACGACGACGATCCACACGTCGGTCGGCATGACCGCGATCCGCCGGTTCCTTCGCCCGGTCGCGTACCAGGATGCCCCGGCGCACGCGCTGCCGGCCGAACTGCGCGACGACAACCCGCTCGGCATCCCGCAGCGGGTGGACGGCGTGCTGGTGGTGCCCTCGGGCGCGTAG
- a CDS encoding 5-dehydro-4-deoxyglucarate dehydratase yields MTLSFDGVLFFPVTPFDRRGRVDLDRFAEHVSSRLDFAPGGVFPACGTGEFHALSTREIGDVVRAAVDTVAGRVPVIAGSGGSLGDALETARAAADAGADGLLLLPPYLVSGTTDGLVAWVDAITAETDLPVVVYHRGTARYTPGAIARLAENPKVVGFKDGTGDIGLAQEIVLAANATGREFAFFNGLLTAELSQGAYRGIGIPLYSSAAFAMLPELASLHYRAYESGDEATRMSLLEEFYRPLVALRDETPGFGVSLIKAGLRLRGVDVGSVRPPLVDPTPAQEQRLQAILDHGLELAERFAATAATAATTAASAAAPESPAPEPAAAR; encoded by the coding sequence ATGACCCTCTCGTTCGACGGAGTCCTGTTCTTCCCCGTCACGCCGTTCGACCGTCGGGGTCGGGTCGACCTCGACCGATTCGCCGAGCACGTCTCGAGCCGACTCGACTTCGCGCCCGGCGGCGTCTTCCCGGCGTGCGGCACGGGCGAGTTCCACGCCCTCTCGACGCGCGAGATCGGCGACGTCGTGCGCGCCGCGGTCGACACGGTGGCCGGGCGCGTGCCGGTCATCGCCGGTTCCGGAGGCTCGCTGGGCGATGCGCTCGAGACCGCCCGGGCGGCGGCGGATGCCGGGGCCGACGGCCTGCTGCTGCTCCCGCCGTACCTCGTGTCGGGCACGACCGACGGGCTCGTCGCCTGGGTCGACGCGATCACGGCGGAGACCGACCTGCCCGTCGTCGTCTACCACCGCGGCACCGCCCGGTACACGCCGGGCGCGATCGCGCGGCTGGCCGAGAACCCGAAGGTCGTCGGCTTCAAGGACGGCACCGGCGACATCGGGCTCGCCCAGGAGATCGTGCTCGCCGCGAACGCCACAGGCCGCGAGTTCGCGTTCTTCAACGGCCTCCTGACCGCCGAGCTCAGCCAGGGCGCCTACCGCGGCATCGGCATCCCGCTGTACTCGTCGGCCGCGTTCGCGATGCTCCCCGAACTGGCGTCGCTGCACTACCGCGCCTACGAGTCGGGCGACGAGGCGACGCGGATGTCGCTCCTCGAGGAGTTCTACCGCCCGCTCGTCGCGCTGCGCGACGAGACCCCCGGGTTCGGCGTCTCGCTGATCAAGGCCGGCCTGCGGTTGCGCGGCGTCGACGTCGGCTCGGTGCGCCCGCCGCTGGTCGACCCGACGCCGGCGCAGGAGCAGCGGTTGCAGGCCATCCTCGACCACGGCCTGGAACTCGCGGAGCGATTCGCAGCGACCGCGGCGACCGCAGCGACCACCGCAGCCTCGGCGGCCGCCCCCGAGTCGCCCGCCCCCGAGCCGGCCGCCGCGCGATGA